A DNA window from Amycolatopsis sp. DSM 110486 contains the following coding sequences:
- a CDS encoding helix-turn-helix transcriptional regulator, giving the protein MASTVTSRRKQLGNELRHARNAARMTQQQVAEVLGCTQGKVNKIESGAVGVKLGDVRSMLNAFGINGEEADTLMNLARAAAGQRGHWSGYRSVVPHWFRTFTDLEPAAAEILTWHGERIPGPLQSEHYMLKQFTEAGATDVTSLVRNRLDRKAVFDQQQPPYYRFIVSEGALRRAPGGIAPAVMLDQVEHMLALDRYPRVYVHVLPFGAKLAAVPNDFTIMRFPDRTRDFVYIEHSAGGLYLDDVKDFNIFVDSWDRLRGAALERAETRQFLKELAEGYRAQMSQ; this is encoded by the coding sequence ATGGCGAGCACCGTCACCTCGCGCCGGAAGCAGCTCGGAAACGAGCTCCGGCATGCTCGAAACGCCGCGCGGATGACACAGCAGCAGGTCGCCGAAGTTCTCGGCTGCACCCAGGGCAAGGTCAACAAGATCGAGTCCGGAGCAGTGGGGGTCAAGCTCGGAGATGTGCGATCGATGCTGAACGCGTTCGGGATCAACGGCGAAGAAGCCGACACCCTGATGAATCTGGCCCGCGCCGCCGCCGGGCAGCGCGGTCACTGGTCGGGCTACCGCTCGGTGGTGCCCCACTGGTTCCGCACCTTCACCGACCTCGAGCCGGCGGCCGCGGAGATCCTCACCTGGCACGGTGAGCGCATCCCGGGCCCGCTGCAGTCCGAGCACTACATGCTCAAGCAGTTCACGGAGGCGGGTGCGACCGACGTCACGTCGCTGGTGCGCAACCGGCTCGACCGCAAGGCCGTGTTCGACCAGCAGCAGCCGCCGTACTACCGGTTCATCGTGAGCGAGGGCGCGCTGCGCCGCGCCCCGGGCGGGATCGCGCCGGCGGTGATGCTGGACCAGGTCGAGCACATGCTGGCGCTCGACCGCTACCCCCGCGTGTACGTGCACGTGCTGCCCTTCGGCGCGAAGCTCGCCGCGGTGCCCAACGACTTCACGATCATGCGCTTCCCAGACCGCACGCGGGACTTCGTCTACATCGAACACTCCGCGGGCGGGCTCTACCTCGACGACGTCAAGGACTTCAACATCTTCGTCGACTCGTGGGACCGGCTGCGCGGTGCGGCGCTGGAGCGCGCCGAGACGCGGCAGTTCCTCAAGGAGCTCGCCGAGGGCTACCGGGCGCAGATGTCGCAGTGA
- a CDS encoding glycosyltransferase, with product MRFLFTFVGGRGHFDPMAPVARAAAARGHTVAVAGAGSHVPAIERAGFTALATSAPRPEVAPAREPLPPVDPARDDWEIQELFARRAGRERAAALLHIIRDWRPDAVIRDEVDFGAAIAAERLGVPCVNVLVLAAGTLLRKDLVAEPLHEIRAAHGLPADPALTMLEGQLVLSPVPPSVRDPASPLPPGAFSFRQGDPIPPRPPHEPPGVYFTLGTDFNTASGDLFERALAGLARLNANVTTTVGTQLDPAVFGPQPAHVRVERFVPQAELLPSVDLVVSHGGSGSLLGALAHGLPSLVFAMGADQPGNARQTTRLGTGVALDPETATPDEIHETAVRLLTEPQWREAAQRVQEEINGQPGAAETVPLLEITATSAPGSPRRAP from the coding sequence ATGCGCTTCCTTTTCACCTTCGTCGGCGGCCGGGGCCACTTCGATCCGATGGCACCCGTCGCGCGGGCCGCCGCAGCGCGCGGGCACACCGTCGCCGTGGCCGGGGCGGGCAGCCACGTGCCGGCGATCGAACGCGCGGGGTTCACGGCGCTGGCCACGAGCGCGCCCAGGCCTGAGGTGGCGCCGGCCCGAGAGCCGCTGCCGCCCGTCGACCCGGCGCGCGACGACTGGGAGATCCAGGAGCTCTTCGCCCGCCGCGCCGGCCGTGAGCGCGCCGCCGCGTTGCTGCACATCATTCGCGACTGGCGGCCCGACGCCGTGATCCGCGACGAGGTCGATTTCGGTGCCGCGATCGCCGCCGAACGGCTGGGCGTGCCGTGCGTGAACGTCCTCGTGCTCGCCGCGGGAACGTTGCTGCGCAAGGACCTCGTGGCCGAACCACTGCACGAGATCCGCGCCGCGCACGGCCTGCCTGCGGACCCTGCGCTGACGATGCTGGAGGGGCAGCTCGTGCTGTCGCCGGTCCCGCCGTCGGTCCGCGACCCGGCCTCGCCGTTACCGCCCGGCGCGTTCTCCTTCCGCCAGGGCGACCCGATCCCGCCGCGGCCACCGCACGAGCCGCCCGGCGTGTACTTCACGCTCGGCACGGACTTCAACACCGCGTCCGGCGACCTCTTCGAGCGCGCGCTGGCGGGGCTCGCCCGACTGAACGCGAACGTGACCACCACCGTCGGCACCCAGCTCGACCCGGCCGTCTTCGGGCCGCAACCCGCGCACGTGCGCGTCGAACGCTTCGTGCCCCAAGCCGAGCTGCTGCCGTCGGTCGACCTCGTGGTGTCCCACGGCGGGTCCGGCAGCCTGCTGGGCGCGCTGGCCCACGGGCTGCCGTCGCTCGTGTTCGCCATGGGCGCCGACCAGCCCGGCAACGCCCGCCAGACGACCCGGCTCGGCACCGGCGTCGCGCTGGACCCGGAAACCGCGACACCGGACGAAATCCACGAAACGGCGGTGCGGCTGCTCACCGAACCGCAGTGGCGCGAGGCGGCTCAGCGCGTGCAGGAGGAGATCAACGGCCAGCCCGGCGCGGCAGAAACCGTGCCACTGCTGGAAATCACTGCGACATCTGCGCCCGGTAGCCCTCGGCGAGCTCCTTGA
- a CDS encoding SAM-dependent methyltransferase, with amino-acid sequence MTQVPDSEAPEGIDLDRPNAARIYDWFLGGTANWAIDREFGERAVQTFPMIKTIAKSGRELLGRTVRYMARNGIDQYLDLGSGVPTAGNVHQIATSVNPDARCVYVDNEPVAVAHSQILLEREGVADRHAVLQGDLRYPGDIWPRALDTGVLDPKRPIGLIMSGVLYFIGREEGAHEMVRKYLSLVPSGSFFMASHITLDGVPESDGDSRASIHEQYKQSSTPIHFRSRAEFAEFFDGLELVDPGVVWVSEWRPEEGESRNSDRMAADPSFSGGICAVGRKP; translated from the coding sequence ATGACACAGGTACCGGATTCCGAAGCCCCTGAGGGCATCGACCTCGATCGGCCCAACGCGGCCCGCATCTACGACTGGTTCCTCGGCGGCACGGCCAACTGGGCCATCGACCGCGAGTTCGGCGAACGCGCGGTCCAGACCTTCCCCATGATCAAGACCATCGCGAAGTCGGGGCGCGAGCTGCTCGGCCGCACCGTGCGTTACATGGCGCGCAACGGCATCGACCAGTACCTCGACCTCGGCTCCGGCGTGCCGACGGCGGGCAACGTGCACCAGATCGCCACGTCGGTGAACCCCGACGCGCGGTGCGTGTACGTGGACAACGAGCCCGTGGCCGTCGCCCACTCCCAGATCCTGCTGGAGCGCGAGGGCGTCGCCGACCGGCACGCGGTGCTGCAGGGCGACCTGCGCTACCCGGGTGACATCTGGCCGCGTGCGCTCGACACCGGCGTGCTGGACCCGAAACGCCCGATCGGGTTGATCATGTCCGGCGTCCTGTACTTCATCGGCCGTGAGGAGGGGGCGCACGAGATGGTGCGCAAGTACCTCTCGCTCGTGCCTTCCGGCTCGTTCTTCATGGCCTCGCACATCACGCTCGACGGCGTGCCGGAGTCCGACGGCGACAGCCGCGCGTCGATCCACGAGCAGTACAAGCAGTCGAGCACCCCGATCCACTTCCGCTCGCGCGCGGAGTTCGCGGAGTTCTTCGACGGTCTGGAGCTCGTGGACCCCGGGGTGGTCTGGGTTTCGGAATGGCGGCCGGAGGAAGGCGAGTCGCGCAACAGCGACCGCATGGCCGCCGACCCGTCGTTCAGCGGCGGCATCTGCGCCGTGGGACGGAAGCCGTAA
- a CDS encoding DUF397 domain-containing protein translates to MTDYPSLQDYDPDKAEGLFEDAAWEKSFASEPNGGSCVEVNLGRSDLVGVRDTKLASSPVFVFDRGEWEAFLVAVKAGQFDLPPGA, encoded by the coding sequence ATGACGGATTATCCGTCGCTCCAGGATTACGACCCGGACAAGGCCGAGGGGCTGTTCGAGGACGCTGCCTGGGAGAAGTCGTTCGCCAGTGAGCCCAATGGCGGCAGCTGTGTCGAGGTCAACCTGGGCCGTTCCGACCTCGTCGGCGTCCGCGACACGAAGCTCGCGTCCAGTCCGGTCTTCGTGTTCGACCGGGGCGAGTGGGAGGCCTTCCTGGTCGCGGTGAAGGCCGGGCAGTTCGACCTGCCGCCCGGTGCTTGA
- a CDS encoding FixH family protein: protein MKTKRPVVLIGVVVVVAAVIAGWLLFGGGSSGPTVLNSTTGPYTVQLSADAPRVGGNTFAFAVTGPAVDGVTVEPVMPQMGHAVTPVPATADGPGHFRAADVGLPMAGQWEITVSLRGPAGTGQVVFPVLVNQ, encoded by the coding sequence ATGAAAACGAAACGTCCGGTGGTGCTGATCGGCGTCGTCGTGGTGGTGGCCGCGGTCATCGCGGGCTGGCTGCTGTTCGGCGGCGGGTCGAGCGGTCCCACCGTGCTGAACTCGACGACCGGCCCGTACACCGTGCAGCTGTCCGCGGACGCGCCACGCGTCGGCGGCAACACGTTCGCGTTCGCGGTGACCGGTCCCGCCGTCGACGGCGTGACGGTGGAGCCGGTGATGCCGCAGATGGGCCACGCCGTCACGCCCGTGCCGGCGACTGCCGACGGGCCGGGACACTTCCGCGCCGCCGACGTCGGCCTGCCGATGGCGGGCCAGTGGGAGATCACGGTCTCCCTGCGTGGGCCGGCGGGCACCGGTCAAGTCGTGTTTCCCGTGTTGGTCAACCAGTAA
- a CDS encoding aldo/keto reductase: MQYRTLGRTGVQVSALSLGAMNFGAIGRTTQDDATTIVDAALEGGINVVDTADMYGTGESEVMVGKAIAGRRDDLVLATKAAMPMGDERNHRGSSRRWLVTELDNSLRRLGVDHVDLYQIHRWDPATSDEETLSALTDLQRAGKIRYFGSSTFPAYKIVQAQWAAREHHLSRYVTEQPSYSILQRGIEADVLPMTAEYSLGVLAWSPLASGWLSGAVREGREITTSRSQVLPQRFDLTLPANQARLDAVERLAKVAAAAGLTLIQLALGFVTAHPAVTSAIIGPRTLEHLRSHLAAADTVLSADVLDAIDEIVAPGVDLAAHEKFDTPPALLDPALRRR, translated from the coding sequence ATGCAGTACCGCACCTTGGGTCGTACCGGCGTGCAGGTCAGCGCGCTCTCGCTCGGCGCCATGAACTTCGGCGCGATCGGCCGCACCACGCAGGACGACGCCACGACCATCGTCGACGCCGCGCTCGAAGGCGGCATCAACGTCGTCGACACGGCCGACATGTACGGCACCGGCGAGTCGGAGGTGATGGTCGGCAAGGCCATCGCCGGCCGCCGCGACGACCTCGTGCTGGCCACGAAGGCCGCCATGCCGATGGGCGACGAGCGCAACCACCGCGGCAGCTCGCGCCGCTGGCTCGTCACGGAGCTCGACAACAGCCTGCGCCGGCTCGGCGTCGACCACGTCGACCTCTACCAGATCCACCGCTGGGACCCCGCGACCAGCGACGAGGAGACGCTTTCCGCGCTCACTGACCTGCAGCGCGCCGGGAAGATCCGCTACTTCGGCTCGTCGACCTTCCCCGCGTACAAGATCGTGCAGGCGCAGTGGGCGGCGCGTGAGCACCACCTGAGCCGCTACGTGACCGAGCAGCCCAGCTACTCGATCCTGCAACGCGGCATCGAGGCCGACGTGCTGCCGATGACCGCGGAGTACAGCCTCGGCGTGCTGGCGTGGAGCCCGCTCGCGTCCGGCTGGCTGTCGGGCGCCGTCCGCGAGGGGCGCGAGATCACGACGAGCCGCTCTCAGGTTCTGCCTCAGCGTTTCGACCTGACGCTGCCCGCCAACCAGGCTCGCCTCGACGCCGTGGAGCGCCTGGCGAAGGTCGCCGCCGCCGCCGGGCTCACGCTGATCCAGCTCGCGCTCGGGTTCGTGACCGCGCACCCGGCCGTGACCAGCGCGATTATCGGCCCGCGCACGCTGGAGCACCTGCGTTCGCACCTCGCGGCCGCCGACACCGTGCTGTCCGCCGACGTGCTGGACGCGATCGACGAGATCGTCGCGCCCGGTGTGGACCTGGCTGCGCACGAGAAGTTCGACACCCCACCCGCTCTGCTCGACCCGGCCCTGCGTCGCCGCTGA
- a CDS encoding LLM class flavin-dependent oxidoreductase, translating to MSPRFGIMTAPMQVGYDDLVRVWREADALPEIEHAWLFDHLLPIAGDPDGPIFEGWTLLSALAAQTSRLRLGLMVTSNRFRPPAVLAKIATTVDVVSAGRLDFGIGVGSRPSHPLARREYEAHGLPFHETAHAVQALAEACTVIRRLWTDDAPFDFAGDTVRLKGAFGNPKPVQRPHPPIVIGGRAAATLRVAAAHADIWNIPGGDLEDAVSRSALLDRYCTELSRDPAEITRSIHLQASYEDPGHTRKAIAEAVDAGFEHVVLGLPSPFPEGVAHWVVDELIKV from the coding sequence ATGTCACCTCGGTTCGGCATCATGACCGCCCCGATGCAGGTGGGCTACGACGACCTCGTGCGCGTCTGGCGCGAAGCCGACGCACTGCCGGAGATCGAGCACGCCTGGCTCTTCGACCACCTCCTGCCCATCGCCGGCGACCCCGACGGCCCGATTTTCGAAGGCTGGACCCTGCTTTCGGCCCTCGCCGCGCAAACTTCGCGCCTGCGCCTGGGCCTCATGGTCACCAGCAACCGCTTTCGCCCGCCCGCCGTGCTCGCCAAGATCGCCACGACCGTCGACGTGGTTTCCGCCGGCCGCTTGGACTTCGGCATCGGCGTCGGCTCACGCCCGAGCCATCCGCTGGCGAGGCGCGAATACGAAGCCCACGGCTTGCCGTTCCACGAGACCGCGCACGCGGTCCAGGCCCTCGCCGAAGCCTGCACGGTCATCCGTCGCTTGTGGACGGACGACGCGCCCTTCGACTTCGCCGGCGACACCGTCCGGCTGAAGGGTGCGTTCGGCAACCCCAAGCCCGTGCAGCGCCCCCACCCCCCGATCGTCATCGGCGGCCGCGCGGCCGCCACCCTGCGCGTGGCCGCCGCCCACGCCGACATCTGGAACATCCCGGGCGGCGACCTCGAAGACGCCGTGAGCCGCAGCGCCCTTCTCGACCGCTACTGCACCGAGCTCAGCCGTGACCCGGCGGAGATCACCCGCTCGATCCACCTGCAGGCGTCCTACGAGGACCCCGGCCACACGCGCAAAGCCATCGCCGAGGCCGTCGACGCCGGCTTCGAACACGTGGTTCTCGGGCTGCCGTCGCCGTTCCCCGAGGGCGTCGCGCACTGGGTCGTCGACGAGCTGATCAAGGTCTAG
- a CDS encoding alpha/beta fold hydrolase encodes MIRLESSMAQVGDLRMHYLRGGDGPPVFLLHGWPQTSHCWHRVAGPLAETHTVIAPDLRGYGRTDKPRGGYDKHTMAADLAQLAEQLGFDRLAVVGHDRGGRVGHRWALDRPEQVERLAVLDIAPTREMWKRLDSDVAKGYWHWLFHLQPDLPELLAGSNIAAYLGYFFERWTFQRQGLPAEDVDEYVRAFSAPGALRAGFDDYRASFPDDATLDDADYAAGKRLSQPLLAMWGQAGLLGKLPTLDIWRDYADNVTGVGLDNCGHFLPEEQPEVVVSHLREFLG; translated from the coding sequence ATGATCCGGTTAGAATCTTCGATGGCCCAGGTCGGCGACCTCCGGATGCACTACCTGCGCGGCGGCGACGGCCCGCCCGTGTTCCTGCTGCACGGCTGGCCGCAGACGTCGCACTGCTGGCACCGCGTCGCGGGCCCGCTCGCCGAAACCCACACCGTGATCGCGCCCGACCTGCGCGGCTACGGCCGCACCGACAAGCCGCGTGGCGGCTACGACAAGCACACGATGGCCGCCGACCTCGCGCAGCTCGCCGAGCAGCTCGGCTTCGACCGGCTGGCCGTCGTCGGCCACGACCGCGGCGGCCGCGTCGGGCACCGCTGGGCGCTGGACCGGCCCGAGCAGGTCGAGCGCCTGGCCGTACTCGACATCGCGCCGACGCGCGAGATGTGGAAGCGGCTCGACTCCGACGTCGCGAAGGGCTACTGGCACTGGCTGTTCCACCTGCAGCCCGACCTGCCGGAGCTGCTGGCGGGCAGCAACATCGCCGCGTACCTCGGCTACTTCTTCGAACGCTGGACGTTCCAGCGCCAGGGCCTGCCCGCCGAGGACGTCGACGAGTACGTGCGCGCGTTCTCCGCCCCGGGCGCCCTGCGCGCCGGCTTCGACGACTACCGCGCCTCCTTCCCGGACGACGCCACCCTCGACGACGCCGACTACGCCGCGGGCAAGCGCCTCAGCCAGCCCCTGCTCGCGATGTGGGGCCAGGCCGGCCTTCTCGGCAAACTCCCGACCCTCGACATCTGGCGCGACTACGCCGACAACGTCACCGGCGTCGGCCTCGACAACTGCGGCCACTTCCTGCCGGAGGAACAACCGGAGGTGGTGGTGTCGCACCTGCGGGAGTTCTTGGGCTAG
- a CDS encoding ABATE domain-containing protein has product MEWVFDGGRPSLDLVNTLRNRYQAEGFEQLTSPEALAEWLSLAGLTEGRVPVTEEDLETAKWLREAVNRLVTTPPAQQDVELVNKAVEEPLPNARLQLSGGELHKAAPIPRNPVAAAFALIAADVIELVTSPVDVRVCAAEDCGLRFADASPRRTRQWCSMSRCGNRAKARAHYARTRA; this is encoded by the coding sequence ATGGAGTGGGTCTTCGACGGCGGCCGGCCGAGTCTCGACCTCGTCAACACGCTGCGCAACCGCTACCAGGCCGAGGGGTTCGAGCAGCTGACGTCGCCCGAAGCGCTCGCCGAGTGGCTGTCGCTCGCCGGCCTCACCGAGGGCCGGGTGCCCGTCACGGAGGAAGACCTCGAAACGGCGAAATGGCTCAGGGAGGCAGTGAACCGGCTGGTCACCACCCCGCCGGCGCAGCAGGACGTCGAGCTCGTCAACAAAGCCGTCGAGGAGCCGCTGCCCAACGCGCGCCTGCAGTTGTCGGGCGGTGAACTGCACAAAGCGGCACCCATTCCCCGTAACCCGGTCGCCGCCGCCTTCGCGCTGATCGCCGCCGACGTGATCGAACTGGTGACCAGTCCGGTGGACGTCCGCGTCTGCGCGGCCGAAGACTGCGGCCTCCGCTTCGCGGACGCATCACCCCGCCGCACCCGCCAATGGTGCTCGATGTCCCGCTGCGGCAACCGCGCCAAGGCCCGAGCGCACTACGCCCGCACCCGAGCCTGA
- a CDS encoding oxygenase MpaB family protein, which translates to MGPPVVPGTAAWRYFGDFRDLLLAGQVLVLQVAHPVVAAGVRDHSDYVSDPWTRLMRTGASLSIYVYGGASGARFEASRLRELHRTFTGVADGRRYSGLDPGAYAWVHATLVKVPVDVQRFFGRPLSLAELDEYYAQMCDIGRVLGVRERDLPADWAAFERYYDEMVASFRPNETMTTLFETIHTVPKPVRWLPDRWWPRLRSAQAAGQLFLIRATLPSALREQLGLQWTSRDQLRFARFCRVVRIVGWLVPVPLRTAHMRWIGKLNVWLRAHPWAYRLIS; encoded by the coding sequence GTGGGGCCGCCGGTCGTGCCGGGCACCGCTGCGTGGCGGTACTTCGGCGACTTCCGCGACCTCCTGCTGGCGGGGCAGGTGCTGGTGCTGCAGGTGGCGCACCCCGTGGTCGCGGCTGGGGTGCGGGACCACTCGGACTATGTTTCGGATCCCTGGACGCGATTGATGCGCACGGGGGCTTCGCTGTCGATTTACGTGTACGGCGGTGCTTCGGGCGCGCGGTTCGAGGCTTCGCGGTTGCGGGAGCTGCATCGGACGTTCACCGGAGTGGCCGACGGGCGGCGGTACAGCGGTCTCGACCCCGGCGCGTATGCGTGGGTGCATGCGACGCTGGTGAAGGTTCCGGTTGATGTGCAACGGTTTTTCGGCCGTCCGTTGAGTCTTGCCGAGCTTGACGAGTACTACGCGCAGATGTGCGATATCGGCCGGGTGCTCGGCGTGCGGGAGCGGGATCTGCCGGCGGACTGGGCCGCGTTCGAGCGGTACTACGACGAGATGGTCGCGTCGTTCCGGCCGAACGAGACGATGACGACGTTGTTCGAGACCATCCACACCGTGCCGAAACCCGTGCGGTGGCTGCCGGATCGGTGGTGGCCTCGACTGCGGAGCGCGCAGGCCGCGGGGCAGCTTTTCTTGATCCGGGCGACGTTGCCGTCGGCTTTGCGGGAGCAGCTCGGTCTACAGTGGACTTCTCGTGACCAGCTGCGGTTCGCGCGATTCTGCCGTGTGGTGCGGATTGTCGGCTGGTTGGTGCCAGTGCCGTTGCGGACGGCGCACATGCGGTGGATCGGCAAGCTGAACGTGTGGCTGCGCGCCCATCCGTGGGCCTACCGGCTGATCTCCTGA
- a CDS encoding TetR/AcrR family transcriptional regulator, producing the protein MNTRDAILRATLEVVGEQGVGGLTNRRIVAAAGVSLGTLTYHFPSQTALLREAMLLFAEEETAKLAAIADAHRADGLSLEQAAAVVEHVIEQLPFGTDDLAPHELYLQAARDPGLREASARCFAAYDDLATTILRALGVADPARVAGPVVALIAGLQLRRLSTGTDVAAAEPLMMLLRGA; encoded by the coding sequence GTGAACACCCGCGACGCGATCCTGCGGGCGACGCTCGAGGTCGTCGGCGAACAAGGCGTCGGCGGGCTCACCAACCGGCGCATCGTGGCCGCCGCGGGCGTCTCGCTCGGCACACTGACCTACCACTTCCCCAGCCAGACGGCGCTCCTGCGCGAGGCGATGCTGCTGTTCGCCGAGGAGGAGACGGCGAAGCTCGCCGCGATCGCCGACGCCCACCGAGCCGACGGCCTCAGCCTCGAGCAGGCCGCGGCCGTGGTGGAGCACGTGATCGAGCAGCTGCCGTTCGGCACCGACGACCTCGCGCCCCACGAGCTCTACCTCCAGGCCGCGCGCGATCCCGGGCTGCGCGAAGCGTCCGCGCGCTGCTTCGCCGCGTACGACGATCTGGCCACGACGATCCTGCGTGCGCTCGGCGTGGCTGATCCCGCGCGGGTGGCGGGTCCCGTCGTCGCGCTCATCGCCGGGTTGCAGCTGCGCCGGCTGTCGACGGGCACCGACGTGGCGGCCGCCGAGCCGCTGATGATGCTGCTGCGCGGGGCCTGA
- a CDS encoding amidase, translated as MTVRASEISAVAFTTVSEQVAALEAGETTSVALTAAALAEAHASQPVLNAFRRIRDEEALVEAEEADRRRARGDRTPLLGVPVAIKDDVDLAGLPTAFGCAGDFPAATQDAPAVGLLKRAGAVIIGKTNTPELGQWPFTEGPAFGVTRNPWHPDHTPGGSSGGSAAAVAGRVVAAALGSDGAGSVRIPAAWTGLVGIKTQRGRVPLGGELFHGLTVLGPLARTVADAATLLDVTTGSDSTFRSAARREPGRLRIGLSTRIPFTATKTTLDPMVEAAVRNTAEALANMGHEIVEIDPDYGLIGLTFLPRSLTGVRDWAARVPEKAKLDPRTRGNAQQGTVLAGALKLARALEPALQRRIGSVFGRVDVLLTPTTATPPPKTGAFDGLTGWRTDQTMIAACPYAWPWNVLGWPGINVPAGQTADGLPLGAQLLGPSHAEERLISVAAQLEEVQRWHLRRPARVW; from the coding sequence ATGACCGTCAGGGCTTCTGAGATCAGCGCAGTCGCGTTCACGACCGTCTCCGAGCAGGTGGCGGCGCTTGAAGCAGGCGAAACGACGTCCGTGGCGCTCACGGCCGCGGCCCTGGCAGAGGCGCACGCGAGCCAACCTGTACTGAACGCCTTCCGCCGGATCCGGGACGAGGAAGCCCTCGTTGAGGCCGAAGAAGCCGATCGACGCCGGGCGCGAGGTGACCGAACGCCGTTGCTGGGCGTGCCCGTCGCGATCAAGGACGACGTGGACCTCGCGGGCCTGCCGACGGCGTTCGGCTGCGCGGGCGACTTCCCCGCCGCGACGCAGGACGCGCCGGCCGTAGGGCTGCTCAAGCGGGCCGGCGCGGTGATCATCGGCAAGACGAACACGCCTGAGCTGGGGCAATGGCCGTTCACGGAAGGGCCGGCGTTCGGGGTCACGCGCAACCCGTGGCACCCCGACCACACGCCCGGCGGGTCCTCCGGCGGCTCGGCGGCCGCGGTGGCCGGCCGCGTGGTCGCGGCCGCGCTGGGCTCGGACGGCGCCGGGTCGGTGCGCATCCCGGCAGCGTGGACGGGGCTCGTCGGCATCAAGACGCAGCGCGGACGCGTGCCGCTGGGCGGGGAGCTGTTCCACGGCCTCACCGTGCTCGGGCCGCTCGCCCGGACCGTGGCCGACGCGGCGACCCTGCTCGACGTCACCACGGGCTCCGACAGCACCTTCCGCAGTGCGGCCCGCCGCGAACCCGGCCGGCTGCGCATCGGGCTGTCGACGAGGATTCCCTTCACCGCAACGAAAACCACCCTCGACCCGATGGTCGAAGCGGCCGTGCGCAACACCGCGGAGGCGCTCGCGAACATGGGCCACGAAATCGTCGAGATCGATCCGGACTACGGGCTCATCGGGCTCACCTTCCTGCCTCGCTCGCTCACCGGCGTGCGCGACTGGGCCGCTCGCGTCCCCGAGAAGGCCAAGCTCGACCCGCGCACCCGCGGCAACGCGCAGCAGGGCACCGTGCTCGCCGGCGCGTTGAAACTCGCCCGCGCGCTCGAACCCGCGCTGCAGCGCCGCATCGGCTCGGTGTTCGGACGCGTCGACGTGCTGCTCACCCCGACCACCGCGACGCCGCCGCCGAAGACCGGCGCGTTCGACGGCCTCACCGGCTGGCGCACCGACCAGACGATGATCGCCGCGTGCCCCTACGCTTGGCCGTGGAACGTGCTGGGCTGGCCGGGAATCAACGTCCCGGCCGGACAGACGGCGGACGGGCTCCCCCTCGGCGCCCAGCTGCTGGGCCCGTCGCACGCCGAGGAGCGGCTGATCTCCGTTGCCGCGCAACTGGAAGAGGTCCAACGGTGGCACCTGCGCCGGCCCGCAAGGGTGTGGTGA